A genomic region of Erythrobacter sp. SCSIO 43205 contains the following coding sequences:
- a CDS encoding TolC family protein: MKARAFLVLGAACLGIAGPLTAQNIEPVVPPISEVLEDGALLPEALLRSSARTFPSILAAFEKEAAVRSDQLAAEGAFDLMLDAKAYSRITGFYSTIYLDTKATQPLEQMGAEIFASYRLSNGSFPTYENYFNTNEFGEIKIGGVLPLLRDTNIDSRRFARRDAELAASQAQLDVLLVKLKVQAEALGAYWRWVAAGREVGVYEELLEIAQARAIGLNREFQEGAAPRIALVENEQNVLRRKTLLAEAQRKFATASNSLGFYLRTGSGEMIVPDRAHLPDVEDLEGLSPVEKLVEAELSQAVANRPELADLALSIERAQAKIALRRNELLPRLDASAEISRDFGPIGAGGSSFDSTDTVVGVTFSVPLQRRSAQGRLDRAEAELRALELDRQRVSDELTVELENIVTNLEAALELSNLAEAELAQARQMVTAERRRLSLGAGDFFLVNVREETAASAQISQIRAELNGRLSATNYDTAVMNLEALGLE, translated from the coding sequence ATGAAGGCGCGGGCTTTCTTGGTTCTTGGTGCAGCCTGCCTTGGCATTGCAGGCCCTCTGACTGCGCAGAATATAGAGCCTGTCGTACCGCCGATCTCGGAAGTCTTGGAGGATGGAGCGCTTTTACCTGAAGCACTCTTGCGGTCTTCAGCGCGCACGTTCCCGTCAATCCTTGCAGCGTTCGAAAAAGAGGCTGCTGTACGTTCAGATCAATTGGCAGCTGAAGGCGCCTTCGATTTGATGCTCGATGCCAAAGCCTATTCCCGCATCACCGGGTTTTACTCAACGATCTACCTCGACACGAAAGCAACACAGCCCTTGGAGCAAATGGGCGCTGAGATTTTTGCCTCTTATCGCTTGTCGAACGGAAGTTTTCCAACTTACGAAAATTACTTCAACACCAATGAGTTTGGTGAGATCAAAATCGGCGGCGTTCTGCCCCTGCTTCGAGATACAAATATCGACAGCCGCCGCTTTGCCAGGCGCGATGCTGAACTTGCCGCCTCGCAAGCGCAACTCGACGTGCTGTTGGTAAAGCTTAAAGTGCAGGCGGAGGCCCTTGGTGCATACTGGCGCTGGGTTGCGGCAGGTCGCGAAGTCGGCGTGTATGAAGAGTTGCTCGAAATTGCGCAGGCGCGCGCGATTGGCCTCAACCGGGAGTTTCAAGAGGGCGCAGCGCCGCGGATCGCTTTGGTTGAAAATGAGCAAAATGTCTTGAGACGAAAAACGCTTCTTGCAGAAGCACAGCGAAAATTTGCAACGGCCTCCAATTCTCTTGGCTTTTACCTGCGAACAGGCAGCGGCGAAATGATCGTCCCTGATCGTGCGCATTTGCCAGATGTCGAAGACCTTGAAGGCTTATCTCCCGTCGAAAAGCTGGTTGAAGCTGAACTTTCTCAAGCGGTGGCAAATCGACCGGAGCTGGCGGATCTCGCGCTTTCTATCGAGCGCGCTCAAGCGAAGATTGCTTTGCGCCGAAACGAACTTTTGCCAAGGCTTGATGCGAGCGCAGAAATCAGCCGCGATTTCGGGCCAATAGGCGCAGGCGGGTCTTCTTTCGATTCGACTGATACGGTCGTGGGCGTCACATTCTCTGTACCACTGCAGCGGCGAAGCGCGCAGGGGCGGCTGGACCGGGCAGAAGCAGAACTGCGCGCACTTGAACTCGATCGACAGCGTGTCAGCGATGAGCTCACAGTTGAGCTTGAGAACATCGTGACCAATCTCGAAGCGGCTTTGGAGCTTTCGAACCTGGCTGAAGCTGAGCTTGCACAGGCACGCCAGATGGTGACCGCTGAGCGTCGGCGTTTATCTCTGGGAGCTGGCGATTTCTTCCTCGTCAATGTGAGAGAGGAAACTGCGGCATCGGCGCAAATCAGTCAGATCAGGGCAGAGCTGAACGGGCGACTATCGGCGACAAATTACGACACTGCAGTCATGAACCTTGAAGCTCTCGGCCTCGAATAG
- a CDS encoding ABC transporter ATP-binding protein, with protein sequence MPLSQPSYGAKISLVSFFRQFLDILKPEANFYWLAIVYGIGISLLSLATPISVQMLVNTVANTALAAPLVVLSLSLFGLLVLFGLLYALRIHLMEIFARRFYARMVAEISLISVYAQDPFFADRKSSALFNRYFDVINVQKALPVLFVGGFSVVLQVAVGFVLVSLYHPLFLVFTLVMSALIWVIWLVWGASAIRTGIDLSHAKHNTANWLETVGGSNGFFKSQRRIDFAIKRTDEMTHEYLTQRKRHFRRHFSQTIAFLLLYAAASAALLGLGGWLVIQGQLTLGQLVAAELVLSVAFFGVAQLGTYLTYFYDLCAAVEEISLFHQVEQETSGSGRKLEGPDHTIVFQGVEGQARHEKARFDLTIPTGAIMMAQASHHGVQRLFTDLLKMHERPKAGILTLGGADFQDIEAYNLRKDVHVLARPTFVGMTIREYLTLSCPETASNRMVKALETVGLDRTIASFENGLDTQIAYTGWPLSAVELQQLKLANALLEQPRVLVLSALFDLIDEDHLMRAIAELREQAYTTVIYFSSRRSDLGFSNFLYLEADRQRIFTEFADFQRATLANGTPAPSPPANGGAS encoded by the coding sequence ATGCCCCTCAGTCAGCCGAGCTATGGAGCCAAAATATCATTGGTTTCCTTCTTCCGGCAATTCCTGGACATACTGAAGCCGGAAGCCAATTTTTACTGGCTGGCCATTGTGTATGGTATCGGCATAAGCCTGCTTTCGTTGGCGACGCCGATCTCGGTTCAAATGCTGGTCAATACAGTTGCCAACACCGCGCTTGCTGCGCCCCTTGTTGTCTTGTCGCTGAGCCTGTTTGGCCTTTTGGTGCTCTTCGGCCTGCTCTATGCCCTGCGCATCCATCTGATGGAGATCTTCGCCAGGCGGTTTTATGCCCGCATGGTGGCTGAGATCTCGCTCATTTCGGTCTATGCGCAAGATCCATTCTTTGCAGACCGCAAATCGTCAGCGCTCTTCAATCGCTACTTCGATGTCATAAACGTGCAAAAAGCCCTGCCCGTGCTATTTGTCGGCGGGTTTAGCGTGGTCTTGCAAGTGGCCGTCGGTTTCGTTCTCGTCTCGCTTTATCACCCTCTTTTTCTTGTTTTCACATTGGTCATGTCGGCCCTTATCTGGGTCATCTGGCTGGTATGGGGTGCAAGTGCGATCCGCACTGGTATCGATCTCAGCCATGCAAAGCATAACACAGCAAATTGGCTTGAGACTGTAGGCGGTTCCAACGGTTTCTTTAAGTCGCAGCGCCGGATCGATTTTGCGATCAAGCGCACGGATGAGATGACACATGAGTATCTGACTCAGCGCAAGCGCCATTTCCGCAGGCATTTCTCCCAAACCATCGCATTTCTCTTACTCTATGCCGCTGCGAGCGCTGCCTTGTTGGGGCTGGGCGGATGGCTGGTGATCCAGGGGCAACTGACTCTTGGTCAATTGGTCGCCGCAGAGCTCGTTTTGTCCGTCGCCTTCTTCGGCGTCGCGCAGCTTGGGACTTATCTCACCTACTTTTACGACCTATGTGCAGCGGTGGAGGAAATCTCGCTCTTTCATCAGGTTGAGCAAGAAACCAGCGGGTCAGGCAGGAAGTTGGAAGGGCCTGACCATACCATTGTTTTTCAAGGTGTAGAGGGTCAGGCGCGTCATGAGAAAGCACGCTTTGATTTAACTATCCCGACCGGCGCGATCATGATGGCGCAGGCCAGCCACCACGGTGTGCAGCGCCTTTTTACAGACCTTCTGAAAATGCACGAACGCCCAAAGGCAGGCATTTTAACTTTGGGGGGCGCCGATTTTCAGGATATCGAGGCCTATAACCTTCGCAAGGATGTCCATGTGCTTGCACGGCCCACTTTCGTTGGCATGACAATCCGTGAATATCTAACCTTGTCATGCCCCGAAACTGCCAGCAACCGCATGGTAAAAGCACTCGAAACGGTGGGTCTGGATCGCACTATCGCAAGTTTCGAAAACGGCCTCGACACGCAAATCGCTTACACAGGTTGGCCTTTGTCAGCCGTCGAGTTGCAACAGCTTAAATTGGCCAATGCGCTCCTCGAACAACCGCGCGTTCTGGTCCTGAGCGCGCTGTTTGATCTTATCGATGAAGATCATCTTATGCGGGCAATTGCTGAACTGCGCGAGCAAGCGTATACGACTGTCATCTATTTCTCCTCGCGCAGAAGCGATCTGGGTTTTAGCAACTTTCTCTATCTTGAAGCTGACAGACAACGCATTTTCACCGAATTTGCCGACTTTCAACGTGCGACCCTTGCCAATGGGACACCAGCGCCTTCGCCTCCGGCAAATGGGGGAGCAAGTTGA
- a CDS encoding MarR family winged helix-turn-helix transcriptional regulator: MNPIFQLALQKADSPPEETSFSGDSSLVSTAALADQLEQISKQLVSLDADIGEQRGQEDLAQKAAALYTARRKCDNLSDYAPMPNTPGFDIMLDLYYQSQMQRSVSVSSAVIASSCPATTGLRWVHVICDSGLAQIVPDPSDKRRRFVELTSEGQNFIVACLKAFPKFAHNY, from the coding sequence GTGAACCCTATTTTTCAACTAGCCTTGCAGAAGGCAGATAGTCCGCCTGAGGAGACCAGTTTTTCTGGAGACAGTAGCTTGGTTTCAACCGCGGCACTCGCTGATCAGCTGGAGCAAATATCGAAACAGCTGGTGTCTCTAGATGCAGATATTGGCGAACAACGCGGTCAGGAGGATCTAGCGCAAAAGGCAGCGGCTTTGTACACGGCTCGGCGAAAATGCGACAACCTGTCCGATTATGCACCGATGCCCAATACTCCAGGCTTCGACATCATGCTTGACCTGTATTACCAGTCGCAAATGCAGCGAAGCGTGTCTGTCTCGAGCGCTGTGATTGCATCGAGTTGCCCCGCCACCACAGGCCTTCGCTGGGTTCACGTCATTTGCGATTCAGGTTTGGCACAAATAGTGCCGGACCCCTCAGACAAACGAAGACGCTTCGTAGAGCTGACCAGTGAGGGCCAAAATTTCATCGTAGCTTGCCTGAAGGCATTTCCGAAGTTCGCGCACAACTATTGA
- a CDS encoding type II toxin-antitoxin system HipA family toxin — MTLPIPDTLAVWWGERQAGELSIDKGGAMHFAYSSGWLVDEKAPALSQAMPKREEPFGDQTCKAVFGGLLPEESQRTAIARALGISPDNPFRLLEALGGDVAGALSLLAQGEKPLQAYSKTAPQSLQEGELAELLSRLPSVPMLAGEGGARLSLAGAQSKLPVVLTVEGGIAIPRPGEPSTHLIKPEPDRFVGLAANEAFCLALARKVGIDAAYAEWREVAGKPLLLVERYDRIMLDGKTHRLHQEDFAQALGVPSNRKYAAEGGPTFHDSFALLRSAATRPAREVLKLADAAIFNLIIGNADAHAKNYSLLSLENSEVILAPLYDLVATHMWKELSPKLAMRFGRAANLEDFNEGNVARFAQEAGLGMPYIRRRIAELAQTIIHETEKGVAVPGCTHKDSLDKIAKCTVERAKVVECRLSLG; from the coding sequence GTGACGCTGCCAATCCCGGATACGCTGGCTGTCTGGTGGGGCGAGCGTCAGGCGGGCGAGCTCTCCATCGACAAAGGTGGCGCGATGCATTTCGCTTATTCGTCAGGCTGGCTGGTTGACGAAAAGGCCCCCGCGCTTTCCCAAGCAATGCCAAAGCGGGAAGAGCCATTCGGCGACCAGACCTGCAAAGCTGTTTTTGGCGGTCTGCTGCCTGAGGAAAGCCAGCGTACGGCGATCGCTCGTGCCCTTGGAATTTCACCCGACAATCCATTTCGTCTGTTAGAGGCCTTGGGTGGAGATGTTGCCGGTGCTCTTTCATTACTGGCGCAAGGAGAAAAACCGCTCCAAGCCTACTCCAAAACTGCTCCACAATCGCTCCAGGAGGGCGAATTAGCGGAACTGCTTAGTCGATTGCCTTCTGTGCCCATGCTGGCAGGCGAGGGCGGCGCGAGGCTCAGTCTTGCAGGGGCTCAGAGCAAACTGCCCGTCGTGCTTACCGTCGAAGGAGGCATCGCGATCCCTCGTCCCGGCGAACCATCCACCCATCTTATCAAGCCCGAACCGGATCGCTTTGTTGGATTGGCGGCAAATGAGGCCTTTTGCCTCGCCTTGGCCCGCAAGGTAGGCATTGATGCCGCCTATGCAGAGTGGCGCGAGGTGGCCGGCAAGCCGTTGCTTCTGGTCGAACGCTATGACCGGATCATGCTCGACGGAAAGACGCACCGCCTGCATCAGGAAGACTTCGCTCAGGCACTTGGCGTCCCCTCAAACCGCAAATACGCGGCGGAGGGCGGGCCGACTTTTCATGATAGCTTCGCGCTTCTACGCAGCGCGGCCACTCGCCCCGCGCGTGAAGTGCTGAAGCTAGCTGATGCTGCGATCTTCAATCTCATCATCGGCAATGCCGATGCACACGCCAAGAACTACAGCCTGCTTAGCCTTGAGAACAGTGAGGTGATCCTTGCACCGCTCTACGATCTTGTCGCTACGCACATGTGGAAGGAACTCTCGCCAAAGCTCGCAATGCGATTTGGCCGTGCGGCAAATTTGGAGGACTTCAACGAGGGGAATGTGGCGCGTTTCGCGCAAGAGGCGGGACTGGGTATGCCCTACATTCGACGAAGGATTGCAGAGCTGGCTCAAACCATCATTCACGAGACTGAAAAAGGGGTGGCAGTCCCAGGATGTACACACAAAGACAGCTTAGATAAGATCGCTAAATGTACAGTCGAGCGTGCGAAAGTGGTAGAGTGCAGGCTATCGCTAGGATAG
- a CDS encoding type II toxin-antitoxin system Y4mF family antitoxin yields the protein MLDVAAIGQIIREERKELGLRQDELAAASGVGLRFLVELERGKPTVQMGKVLDVLAALGCQIQIKRPGAMAIAGQVDKPKKDKAE from the coding sequence ATGCTTGATGTTGCCGCAATCGGCCAGATCATTCGCGAAGAACGCAAGGAGCTTGGTCTGCGCCAAGACGAACTGGCGGCAGCAAGCGGAGTGGGCCTGCGCTTCCTTGTCGAGCTGGAGCGAGGAAAACCCACTGTCCAGATGGGCAAGGTGCTCGACGTTCTTGCGGCCCTTGGATGCCAAATACAGATCAAGCGGCCCGGCGCAATGGCGATCGCGGGTCAAGTGGATAAACCCAAGAAGGACAAAGCAGAGTGA
- a CDS encoding amidohydrolase, which yields MDDIGILVFATRWGRSRLGSISRGVASVFALAALAASGPAIADDKKRDNRAAEFVAMTEAEGPYPSTYKPYPGVPTALVGATVFDGAGNRIDNGTVLFRDTKIVAVGDSSLSTDGYVVMDGTGKFVTPGIIDIHSHLGDGASPSVAAHSDVNEATAPTTADVWAEHSVWPQDPGFSRAMVNGGVTSLQILPGSANLMGGRTATLKNVPARTVQGMKFPGAPYGFKMACGENPKRVYGSRNRKPSTRMGNLAINRQTWLDAINYANDPKAKRDLAMETLVGVLRGDILVHNHCYRADEMAIVMDMAKEAGYQVSAFHHAVESYKIGDLLRENDVCSAIWADWYGFKMEAYDAILENAALLHKAGACVVIHSDDENDIQRLNQEAAKAQAAGHRLGIEITDATAISWITLNAAKAMGIDTMTGSLESGKMADVVLWNGDPLSVYSRPEKVWIDGALMYDMMDRKLRPVSDFELGQPGEGDVK from the coding sequence ATGGACGATATTGGTATTCTGGTGTTCGCGACGCGCTGGGGACGGAGCCGGTTGGGTTCAATTTCACGGGGCGTGGCAAGCGTCTTTGCACTCGCCGCCTTGGCCGCCAGTGGACCGGCTATCGCCGATGACAAGAAACGGGATAACAGGGCAGCCGAGTTCGTTGCCATGACCGAAGCGGAAGGCCCGTATCCTTCGACTTACAAGCCATATCCGGGTGTCCCGACAGCTTTGGTGGGCGCTACCGTTTTTGATGGCGCGGGCAACCGGATCGACAACGGCACAGTCCTTTTCAGGGACACCAAGATCGTCGCCGTGGGGGATTCTTCGCTTTCCACCGATGGCTATGTGGTCATGGATGGCACGGGCAAATTCGTGACGCCTGGCATCATCGATATCCACTCTCACCTTGGCGATGGGGCATCGCCGTCGGTTGCGGCGCATAGCGATGTCAACGAAGCGACGGCTCCAACCACAGCCGATGTCTGGGCCGAACATTCCGTCTGGCCTCAGGATCCCGGGTTTTCGCGCGCCATGGTCAATGGCGGCGTCACCAGTCTTCAAATCCTGCCCGGCTCGGCCAATTTGATGGGCGGACGAACAGCCACACTTAAAAATGTACCCGCGCGAACAGTGCAGGGCATGAAATTTCCAGGTGCGCCTTACGGGTTTAAAATGGCTTGCGGCGAAAATCCAAAGCGGGTTTATGGCAGCCGCAACCGCAAGCCTTCGACCCGCATGGGCAACCTCGCAATTAATCGCCAGACATGGTTGGACGCGATCAATTATGCCAACGATCCGAAAGCCAAGCGCGACCTGGCGATGGAAACGCTGGTAGGCGTGCTGCGGGGAGATATTTTGGTCCACAATCATTGTTATCGGGCCGACGAGATGGCGATCGTCATGGATATGGCGAAGGAGGCTGGATACCAGGTGAGTGCCTTTCACCATGCGGTCGAAAGCTACAAAATCGGCGATTTGCTTCGCGAAAACGATGTTTGCAGTGCAATTTGGGCCGATTGGTACGGGTTCAAAATGGAAGCCTATGACGCGATCCTCGAAAACGCGGCACTTCTGCACAAGGCGGGCGCCTGCGTCGTGATCCACTCCGACGACGAAAATGACATCCAGCGCCTCAATCAGGAGGCAGCCAAAGCGCAAGCTGCAGGCCACCGTTTGGGTATAGAAATAACGGATGCAACAGCCATTAGCTGGATTACGCTCAATGCGGCCAAGGCCATGGGTATCGACACAATGACCGGCAGTCTCGAAAGTGGTAAGATGGCGGATGTGGTGCTCTGGAATGGCGATCCACTCAGCGTTTATTCCCGGCCTGAGAAAGTCTGGATTGATGGCGCTTTGATGTATGACATGATGGATCGAAAGCTCCGGCCAGTAAGCGATTTCGAGCTTGGCCAGCCTGGTGAAGGGGACGTGAAATGA
- a CDS encoding recombinase family protein, with amino-acid sequence MNIEAVAPLKRCAIYTRKSTNQRLEHDVNSLTTQREISSAYVTSQQYKGWIELPNRYDDGGHSGSGMDRPALSKLMRDIEAGEIDVVVVYKIDRLTRSLADFVRMIEVFDRRNIALVSISQAFDTSDSMGRMILNILLTFSQFERELIAERVRDSIHTRKRHGKMHGGLPPFGYVATPDGLAIDKPEARIVQFIFDEFLKTRRYSKVMAAVRDRGYCSSVKHSPRGVPRGGKPISPSTVYAIVQNPMYIGEIRGHGSNYVGEHEALVSKEVWNEAQRICEERKKRKPHNRDTDHFLAGLLWDDLGRHMRLDLKWQHGKYYKTYISSNAIWSQKVFLRQYRSSADQLDEVVLAAVAAFLCDRAKLRTAIKSLGLFGPNLETLAAKGPAASDRLMATSKRHLHELFNAIVHRIELGENQISIGFRMLEIRRYLEWTSEMQFRGRPSIWSCSDARYEHVVAVRAVTAERWPSLHINPRNSSCKGKPDKKLVDLLRSARKAQRLVEENRELDLDALARLQGCRTAQFARLIRLNYLAPDIVTAVFDGTQPPGLNRKVLLNSNVPTDWAVQRKLYGFPAPERAIDPRKLYGRGMWPSATS; translated from the coding sequence ATGAATATCGAAGCTGTCGCGCCGCTCAAGCGATGCGCAATCTACACGCGCAAAAGCACTAACCAGCGCCTCGAACACGACGTCAATTCCTTAACTACACAGCGCGAAATCAGCAGCGCCTACGTGACCAGCCAACAATATAAAGGCTGGATCGAGCTACCGAACCGTTATGACGACGGCGGTCACTCAGGAAGCGGCATGGATCGACCTGCCCTCTCGAAGCTCATGAGGGATATTGAAGCTGGAGAGATAGACGTTGTTGTCGTTTACAAAATTGATCGACTGACACGCAGCCTTGCTGATTTCGTGCGAATGATTGAGGTCTTTGATCGACGTAACATCGCGCTGGTCTCGATCTCACAGGCGTTCGACACATCCGACAGCATGGGCCGAATGATCCTCAACATATTGCTGACTTTTTCCCAGTTCGAGCGCGAGCTTATCGCTGAAAGGGTGCGCGACAGCATCCACACACGCAAGCGGCACGGCAAGATGCACGGTGGACTGCCACCATTCGGCTACGTTGCAACACCAGACGGCCTCGCGATCGACAAACCCGAAGCCAGGATCGTCCAATTTATTTTTGACGAGTTTTTGAAGACACGGCGGTATTCGAAGGTCATGGCTGCGGTTCGCGATCGAGGTTATTGCAGCTCGGTCAAACACTCACCGCGCGGTGTCCCGCGCGGAGGCAAACCAATCAGCCCGAGCACAGTTTACGCTATCGTCCAGAACCCGATGTATATCGGAGAAATCCGCGGTCATGGCTCCAACTATGTCGGCGAACACGAGGCTCTAGTGAGCAAAGAGGTGTGGAACGAGGCGCAAAGAATTTGCGAGGAGCGCAAGAAGCGCAAGCCACATAATCGGGACACCGACCATTTCCTGGCGGGCCTGCTTTGGGACGATTTGGGTCGCCATATGCGGCTCGATCTGAAATGGCAGCATGGAAAATATTACAAGACCTATATCTCGAGCAATGCAATCTGGTCGCAAAAGGTGTTCCTTCGCCAGTATCGTTCAAGCGCTGACCAGCTCGATGAGGTTGTCTTAGCGGCAGTTGCAGCATTTTTGTGCGATCGTGCAAAGCTTCGAACAGCCATAAAAAGCCTTGGCCTATTCGGCCCAAATTTGGAAACTTTGGCCGCCAAGGGGCCCGCTGCATCCGATCGTCTGATGGCGACAAGCAAGCGGCACCTGCATGAACTCTTCAACGCAATCGTGCACCGGATCGAGCTTGGCGAAAATCAGATTTCGATCGGGTTTCGTATGTTAGAAATACGCCGTTATCTCGAATGGACCAGCGAGATGCAGTTTCGTGGGCGCCCATCGATCTGGTCATGCAGCGATGCCCGCTACGAGCATGTCGTTGCGGTGCGAGCCGTAACAGCTGAGCGTTGGCCGTCGCTTCATATCAATCCACGAAACAGCTCATGTAAAGGCAAGCCCGACAAGAAGCTTGTCGATCTCCTCCGAAGCGCACGCAAGGCGCAGCGGCTTGTGGAGGAAAACCGCGAGCTTGATCTCGATGCCTTAGCCAGGCTCCAAGGTTGCCGTACAGCCCAATTCGCCCGTTTGATCCGGCTGAACTATTTGGCTCCCGACATTGTAACGGCGGTTTTCGATGGGACACAGCCTCCCGGCCTCAACAGGAAAGTCTTGCTCAATTCCAATGTTCCAACCGATTGGGCAGTCCAGCGAAAGCTCTATGGTTTTCCAGCGCCTGAGCGAGCCATCGATCCAAGAAAACTATACGGTCGGGGAATGTGGCCAAGCGCAACCAGCTAA
- a CDS encoding HlyD family secretion protein: protein MQKSPDDIKEFTAYHGVNTPRVFRTVRVVVLVAISIAVGFLVFVPWVQTTGGRGVVTTINPNERQQEINALVSGRIDEWYVGDGSRVEEGDPIARIVDLDPMLISRLEAERTQIGIQLSAAQNALATARLDLDRTRELFEAGLAARRDYEQAQIRVEQLRGDVAGAQANLTQAETRIARQSEQVVTAPRDGFIQSINAGDAATLVSAGQVLATFVPEQQERVIEVFVSGRDVALVQPGAKARIEFEGWPAVQFSGWPSVAIGTFAGEVTTVDQVAQPDGRFRVLIREDASSDTPWPGERFARFGTNVRAWILLETVPVGYEIWRQLNTFPPELPQQTSGSGQGQ from the coding sequence ATGCAGAAGAGCCCTGACGACATCAAGGAGTTTACGGCCTACCATGGGGTCAATACGCCGCGCGTTTTTCGAACTGTAAGAGTGGTCGTTCTTGTCGCAATATCAATTGCGGTCGGGTTTCTCGTTTTTGTACCCTGGGTGCAGACAACGGGCGGGCGCGGGGTGGTGACGACCATCAACCCGAATGAGCGCCAGCAGGAGATTAATGCGCTTGTCTCTGGCCGGATCGACGAGTGGTATGTCGGTGACGGAAGCCGGGTTGAGGAAGGCGATCCAATTGCGCGTATCGTTGACCTGGATCCGATGCTGATCAGCAGGCTGGAGGCTGAACGCACCCAAATCGGCATTCAACTGAGCGCAGCGCAAAACGCACTTGCTACAGCGCGGCTTGACCTTGACCGAACGCGCGAACTGTTCGAGGCTGGCCTTGCGGCGCGCCGCGATTATGAACAGGCTCAAATCAGAGTTGAGCAATTGCGCGGTGATGTAGCCGGGGCGCAAGCAAACCTCACACAAGCCGAAACACGCATCGCTCGGCAATCCGAGCAGGTTGTCACAGCGCCGCGCGATGGCTTCATTCAATCGATCAACGCAGGTGATGCAGCCACTTTGGTCAGTGCCGGGCAAGTTCTCGCCACCTTCGTTCCCGAACAACAAGAGCGCGTAATCGAGGTTTTTGTGTCCGGCCGTGACGTTGCGCTTGTCCAGCCAGGAGCCAAAGCGAGAATTGAGTTTGAAGGCTGGCCCGCGGTCCAGTTTAGTGGCTGGCCTTCGGTCGCTATCGGCACCTTTGCCGGTGAGGTGACCACCGTCGATCAAGTCGCTCAACCTGATGGTCGTTTCCGGGTTCTCATAAGAGAAGATGCGAGCTCTGACACTCCATGGCCAGGCGAACGCTTTGCCAGATTTGGCACCAATGTGCGCGCATGGATTTTGCTGGAAACGGTGCCAGTAGGGTACGAAATCTGGCGCCAGCTCAACACATTTCCGCCTGAGCTGCCACAGCAAACTTCAGGTTCCGGACAGGGGCAATAA
- a CDS encoding amidohydrolase family protein — protein MKRSLALASSILALAFSPAAAQDIVITNATVVVGDGSDPVENGTVVVRGGLVVAAGTNVMEPVDVPSLDAEGKWVTPGLFATVTTLGLWDVGAVSQSNDQRASRAPFSAALKAAPVINPNSQHILVHRAAGITRAAISTLPSASIFSGQGAIIDLDGDAFPVMQENAFQMVAMGERGASIAGGSRAASHMLLRAALQEASIARSSTPREHEIEAENGVLLGPYDVDALRHVVNGTQPLYVHVERASDIRQALALKDEFAKLDLVLVGASEGWLVAEEIAAAGVPVIADALDDLPSDFEQLAATQSNVGRMKRAGVKVAISASGLNHAGRLPQAAGNLVALTRVPGATGLTWGEAFAAISSVPADISGFGGKAGILKAGAVGDVVIWDGDPLEVGSVPTRVYIGGVEQSLDSHQSRLRDRYSSEDQGDLPRAYSW, from the coding sequence ATGAAGCGCTCTCTTGCTCTGGCTAGCTCGATCCTTGCTCTGGCCTTCAGCCCGGCGGCTGCTCAAGATATTGTGATCACAAACGCGACTGTCGTCGTAGGTGATGGGAGTGATCCGGTTGAAAATGGAACTGTGGTGGTGCGCGGTGGCCTTGTTGTCGCCGCCGGCACGAATGTGATGGAACCCGTTGATGTGCCTTCTCTTGATGCTGAAGGGAAATGGGTCACGCCGGGCCTCTTTGCCACGGTCACGACGTTGGGGCTCTGGGATGTTGGCGCGGTAAGCCAATCGAACGATCAGCGAGCTAGCAGGGCTCCATTTAGCGCTGCGCTCAAAGCTGCGCCTGTGATCAATCCAAATTCGCAGCATATCCTTGTGCACCGCGCCGCCGGGATCACCCGTGCGGCAATCTCGACGCTGCCGTCGGCCTCGATCTTTTCAGGCCAGGGTGCGATTATCGATCTGGACGGCGATGCATTCCCAGTGATGCAGGAGAATGCGTTTCAGATGGTGGCGATGGGTGAGCGCGGAGCGAGTATCGCCGGTGGTAGCCGTGCGGCCTCGCACATGCTTTTGCGCGCCGCCCTGCAAGAGGCATCGATCGCGCGCAGCAGCACACCGCGCGAGCACGAAATCGAAGCTGAAAACGGTGTGCTTCTCGGCCCCTATGACGTTGATGCTTTACGTCACGTCGTGAACGGCACGCAGCCACTCTACGTTCATGTCGAACGCGCTTCGGACATTCGGCAGGCGTTAGCGTTGAAGGATGAATTTGCGAAGCTTGATCTGGTGCTCGTTGGCGCAAGCGAGGGCTGGCTTGTGGCGGAGGAAATCGCAGCTGCTGGCGTTCCCGTTATCGCGGACGCACTGGATGACTTGCCCAGTGATTTTGAGCAATTGGCTGCAACGCAAAGCAATGTGGGTCGCATGAAGCGGGCCGGTGTGAAGGTTGCAATCAGTGCATCGGGCCTAAATCATGCGGGGCGGTTGCCACAGGCTGCGGGCAATCTGGTGGCGCTTACGAGAGTGCCTGGTGCGACAGGTCTTACGTGGGGCGAAGCCTTTGCAGCCATCAGCTCAGTGCCAGCGGATATTAGTGGGTTTGGCGGGAAGGCGGGCATTCTCAAAGCTGGCGCCGTAGGTGATGTGGTTATTTGGGACGGTGACCCCCTCGAAGTCGGCTCTGTCCCCACGCGGGTTTATATCGGTGGAGTTGAACAATCGCTCGATAGTCACCAGAGTCGTCTGAGGGATCGGTATTCAAGCGAAGATCAAGGCGACTTGCCTAGAGCGTATTCATGGTAG